The sequence below is a genomic window from Phoenix dactylifera cultivar Barhee BC4 chromosome 8, palm_55x_up_171113_PBpolish2nd_filt_p, whole genome shotgun sequence.
AATTACCTACTTGGACAGAACACCCATGAGATCATTCGAAGAGAAATGTGGTAACTTAGAATTCTCGACTCCAGAACCATCTCCAAAATCCAAAACAGTCTCTTGCTTCACTCTGACCCTTTCATTACCAATGCATGTATTCCAATGACTCGGGTCATTAGTTGGAGATTCATTGTCATCCACAGCAAACCGGCTGGGGATGCATGTACCCTTACCCACAAATCCAAGATTCCTCCCTCGTCCTTGGTCTGGCAATGCACTCGTTTTTGAGTCAGATCCTTGAATGCACAAGCTAGGCAAGTGAGTGGGCAATCTACTTGCTGGAGCAACATTTACTATTGAGTTCTGCACCTGCCAACCAGTGCAGCTTTCTGTACGAATTGAGCAGGATGACACCGATGGTGAAACTGATCCTGGAACTGAGTACCCATTTAGCACACCAACATTCTTCAAGTCTCCATTTGAGACTTGTTCCATATCCAATGGTACATTATGTGACTGAGAAGATATCAGGTTGTAATCCATGACTGTGCTGCTGTTAGTATAGTTAGAATTTTGATTAACAGGAAGAGCATTGCTCCTGACCTGAAAGCTTGTGGATGACAGAGCAGTATCCACTGTAGAGTTCGGATTTATCGGAACATGACTGTTCCCTATCTGGAAACCATTTGATGACTGCGAGGGAGCTATAAGACAAGAAGGTTGTACATTAATTGCATGATTAGATTCTGGCAGCACAGGGTATGGGTGTTGCTGTTGTAACATCTGCACCAGCAAGTTACCACTCTGACTTTTGTTCACTGCCCCAAGATTACCAGCAGTACCTGTTGCACTGAATTGATTACTAGACCAAGCTGAAAAACCAGAGGACATGTCTTCAACAACAATGTTGGACTGAGGGAGCTGCTTCTGTGTACTGGATTGGCATTTCAATAGAGGTTGACCAAATGCCACTCCTTGTTCAACAGGAATGCACTTATGTGCTCGCATCGAGGCATGTAGGAGAACTGGCTGATCAACTGCTGGCAACCCTAAGCTGCCTGAAGGTCGGCCTAAGAGCTCGACATGCAAAGCAGCTAGAGTTTGTGGTGGAATTTGACCTGAAGCAGCCAAAGCTTGGAAATCAAATCTGCCCAATGAGCCCAATTTGGCATTTGGTTCTACAGATCCACAGAATGAATTAGGAAGCACGCTCTGGTTTTGAGCAACCCCACTTAACCTCTTCAAGTATAGTCTGAATTTCTGCACGTTTTTACCAAATTGCTGGTGAAAATTTTgttcatatttttcaagaatagcATAAATATCTTTTCTTTACCCTATAAGCACGAGGTGCATCTTTGTAATGAATAAAGCTCAGTAGAGTAATAACAGAAAATATAAATCATTGAGTATGAACAGGCATTCTATGCCATATTGGTATTTGCAGTTTATAATGAAGTAAAAGCATCTAAGTCATCTTTTGAGAATTACCCATGAAATGAACAAATGGCTAGTGAGGGTTTTATGATTAAGTAATCTGATGTTCATGTGAATATGTTTTAAAAAGTAGCTTATGTTATGATTTTTGTCATTACGCTCATAATTCATGCTTCAAAGATAAATGAGTTCCCTTCacaaaaagcttgcttccttctATCTCATGTTATGATGTTTGTTGTTAGGCCTATGATTCATGCTTCAAAGATAAATGAGTTCCCATCACAAAAAGCTTGCCTCTTTCTATCCCACTATAGAACTAAGTTAATAGACACCTTTGGAGAATCTGCTCTCAGGCTGTTCCCCTCATTAGCATGTCTGCTACTTAACTCTTCCAGACAAATCACATAGGGCAACCACTTAGAAAGCAATATCACACATTTAAAGGCATAGAAACTAACTTTGAAAGCTGTACCTTCAACTATGGCTAACttgatgtttcaatcaaattccaCCATAAGACTGCATCAGAATGGCCCCTAGCAAGGAGAATGTCCTCCTTGAAATTAATGGCACGAATTTGCTCAACGTTTTTTACAAATGGGATGGGAGAAGAAAAGTCAAATATTGGCATGATGAATCAACTAATATACTACAACTGTTTTAGCAAAAAATATcttaaaattcagaaaaattatTCAATGATGCAAAAGGAAACTATAACAGAAAGTTGAACATCAAATTGCAAATCATTAATTAGCTTCTTTAAACTTTCTGTTTGATTTCCTCATCAATCTCTCCTTTTCATACAAGTCTTAACCCAAGCTTGCATGAAAAGCACAAAATCAACATAGAACTGACCAAATTGATACCTTTGAAAACATATAGCCAAAGTTACTTGATCCACTAGGTGCGTCCTAGGTGCTGCTAAGGAAAGCTTTCCATTTCGAGCTTCCAAGCAATGATTCTCCCTCTTGGAAGGATATTTCTTTCTTCATTGGCAGTTACTTCATAATTGATGAGTACTTTAAATTCTGTGATCACTCAGGCTTCAGAACAACATTCTCTTGTTATGAACGAGTTTTTTATGAGATATAACAGCTAttagatattttttatttttcctgtgTCCCTTTTCACAAGCATTAtgctattaaaataataattttccaCTTTTAGCTGTTGCCATTGTTCTTAACTCACATATGCACAAGAAACATCCCATGTTTGTAATCATAATTCTACTGGCTTTTGCTACTAGATTCATCAAATCACGTGCTtaatttatttttggccaaatatGAAATTGTATATTAAAAGTAACTATATCATCTTTTAATGTTACCAAAGTACAATAGTGCATCACTCATATTATCACTACCGTATAAtctgtttttcttcttcatgtGACAATAGGTTTATAAAAATCTTAGGATTTTTAAATTGTCAAATA
It includes:
- the LOC103723735 gene encoding two-component response regulator ORR21-like isoform X1 gives rise to the protein MATVQKLPGSSSSTASSYGSCRVDDEQFPAGMRVLVVDDDVTCLRILEHMLQRCRYNVTTCCQATKALSLLRERKGGYDVVISDVHMPDMDGYKLLELVGLEMDLPVIMMSADGRTSAVMRGIKHGACDYLIKPVRIEELKNIWQHVIRKKWNENRDLEHSGTMEESDRFRRAVDDTEYASSVNDGTDGTWKSQKKKRDAKEDEDDGELDNEDPSASKKPRVVWSVELHQQFVSAVNQLGIDKAVPKRILELMNVPGLTRENVASHLQKFRLYLKRLSGVAQNQSVLPNSFCGSVEPNAKLGSLGRFDFQALAASGQIPPQTLAALHVELLGRPSGSLGLPAVDQPVLLHASMRAHKCIPVEQGVAFGQPLLKCQSSTQKQLPQSNIVVEDMSSGFSAWSSNQFSATGTAGNLGAVNKSQSGNLLVQMLQQQHPYPVLPESNHAINVQPSCLIAPSQSSNGFQIGNSHVPINPNSTVDTALSSTSFQVRSNALPVNQNSNYTNSSTVMDYNLISSQSHNVPLDMEQVSNGDLKNVGVLNGYSVPGSVSPSVSSCSIRTESCTGWQVQNSIVNVAPASRLPTHLPSLCIQGSDSKTSALPDQGRGRNLGFVGKGTCIPSRFAVDDNESPTNDPSHWNTCIGNERVRVKQETVLDFGDGSGVENSKLPHFSSNDLMGVLSKDGLAGCYLKS
- the LOC103723735 gene encoding two-component response regulator ORR21-like isoform X2, encoding MATVQKLPGSSSSTASSYGSCRVDDEQFPAGMRVLVVDDDVTCLRILEHMLQRCRYNVTTCCQATKALSLLRERKGGYDVVISDVHMPDMDGYKLLELVGLEMDLPVIMMSADGRTSAVMRGIKHGACDYLIKPVRIEELKNIWQHVIRKKWNENRDLEHSGTMEESDRFRRAVDDTEYASSVNDGTDGTWKSQKKKRDAKEDEDDGELDNEDPSASKKPRVVWSVELHQQFVSAVNQLGIDKAVPKRILELMNVPGLTRENVASHLQKFRLYLKRLSGVAQNQSVLPNSFCGSVEPNAKLGSLGRFDFQALAASGQIPPQTLAALHVELLGRPSGSLGLPAVDQPVLLHASMRAHKCIPVEQGVAFGQPLLKCQSSTQKQLPQSNIVVEDMSSGFSAWSSNQFSATGTAGNLGAVNKSQSGNLLVQMLQQQHPYPVLPESNHAINVQPSCLIAPSQSSNGFQIGNSHVPINPNSTVDTALSSTSFQVRSNALPVNQNSNYTNSSTVMDYNLISSQSHNVPLDMEQVSNGDLKNVGVLNGYSVPGSVSPSVSSCSIRTESCTGWQVQNSIVNVAPASRLPTHLPSLCIQGSDSKTSALPDQGRGRNLGFVGKGTCIPSRFAVDDNESPTNDPSHWNTCIGNERVRVKQETVLDFGDGSGVENSKLPHFSSNDLMGVLSK